CAATTATGGGGCTGACAAAAGAGTTTAGTAGGATATCAGTGGATTGGAGAAGGGAAATACTCCAGCTAGTGAGCATGATATATAAAAGCTAATATTGGATGCTACCTTAGGTATTGAGTAAAAGTGAACAAAATCAGAAATCAACCCCTTACCACATAACAATGGAAGATTTCATTGCCCATGTCACTAATTACCCTTTTTCCCACAATGAAATAAGAATTGGCTTTGGTTCAGACTTCAGACCTTAAATATTTTGGTTACCGTATCCAGTAGTCAAATTGGACTAATGGAGAGATGATATATTTAGTTTGTGACATCTGTCCTAACTGCTAAGTCTTCTACAAGAAAGTTAATATGTGCATAATTCATAATTTGACCTTTCTGCAAATTTAAGTACCTGTGGCCATGTACTCAGGAGCTGCATACCCATATGTTCCCATGACCCTTGTTGAGACATGGCTTCTATCACCTGCTGGTCCATCCTTAGCTAATCCAAAATCAGAGAGCTTGGCATTGTAGGCCTGTTGTTTTGCAATGAAAAAATAAATAAATAAACAAACAAAAGATTATGAGCAGTCTATCAGAAGTCTTCTAGAAGCCACAAAGTTCAACAATTACGCATTTCACTTACTGAATCCAACAGGATATTAGAAGTTTTAAAGTCCCGATAGATCACTTTTGCCTCATCACTGTGAAGAAATGCTAGACCCTTAGCAGCACCAAGGGCAATCTTCATACGAAGGGACCATGAAAGTGGTTGAAAGTAAGAAGCCCCTGTTCCAACAACAGGTTAGTCCATCTCGTATGTTGATGGTATTGCTTCCTACAGAAGAGTAAATGTCCAAATAATGAAGGCAGTTTATAACTCACTTCTAAATAGATGATTGTCCAAGCTGCCACGAGGCATGAATTCATACACCAAAAGCCGGTGGTCATCCTCCAAGCAATAACCAATCAGCTTCACTAGATTCGGATGTCGGAGCTGTCCAAGATAGTTGATTTCTGCCTGTAGGTCAAGAAGAACCACAAAGTTAATGAATCATTCCCCTCAACTTATTACATGCTGTATTATCTATTTGTACCAACTATTTAGGAGCAATAAAAAATAAGATTCTGTCATACATTGCCCTTCAACTACAATAAATTGAAAATGAATGTGTTCAAATTTTTTATTGTGCCCTACTCCATCAGTATGAGCAAATTCTAATTTTGAGGATACCAAGAAGCAATGAACAATAGATCAGGGAAGTGAGCGCAAGCAAATGAAAGTAGTAATACTCACCAACCATTCCTTGTGACCCTGGAGACCTTCTTGGTTAAGCCTCTTCACAGCGATAACCATTCCAGTACCAGGCTTTGCAGCTGTTAATGCATTCTCATCAACCCAGCCCTTAAACACACAACCAAACCCGCCTTCACCCACCATACTGTCAGGACGAAAGTTCCTGGTGGCTGTTTTCAGTTCATTAAAGAAGAAGTTCTTCAA
Above is a window of Fragaria vesca subsp. vesca linkage group LG7, FraVesHawaii_1.0, whole genome shotgun sequence DNA encoding:
- the LOC101310935 gene encoding protein kinase APK1A, chloroplastic-like, whose translation is MGSCFSSRIKADSPLRNGNSNSKVSSVSVPSTPRTEGEILMSSNLKNFFFNELKTATRNFRPDSMVGEGGFGCVFKGWVDENALTAAKPGTGMVIAVKRLNQEGLQGHKEWLAEINYLGQLRHPNLVKLIGYCLEDDHRLLVYEFMPRGSLDNHLFRRASYFQPLSWSLRMKIALGAAKGLAFLHSDEAKVIYRDFKTSNILLDSAYNAKLSDFGLAKDGPAGDRSHVSTRVMGTYGYAAPEYMATGHLTAKSDVYSFGVVMLEMLSGRRAVDKNRPTGEHSLVEWAKPYLASKRRVLQVFDARIDGQYSVAAALKAVNLAIRCLSTEPKFRPIMSDVVKSLEQLQETEDMEGPGPSQNEPRQNLPASSSNGPQNRRRSMNESSSARKASLHRPAASRGNS